Proteins found in one Quercus robur chromosome 2, dhQueRobu3.1, whole genome shotgun sequence genomic segment:
- the LOC126716049 gene encoding uncharacterized protein LOC126716049 isoform X8 → MFEGKVLGNGLVEEERELSKSSTNKVDPGKPALLTWHRKLNSEGSALSEFTLSLKEIVQMAPIGFRLWRHVREEAAKGNGVTINPFAKRLVTSCHGIPLGGIGSGSIGRSYRGEFQRWQLFPKICEEKPVLANQFSVFVKRSSGEKYSTVLCPRSPEVLKETAVSGIGSWDWNLNGGNSTYHALFPRSWTVYEGEPDPELKMVCRQISPVIPHNYKESSFPVSVFTYTLYNSGKTAADVTLLFTWANSVGGLSEFSGQHFNSKIMMKDGVHGVLLHHKTANEQPPVTFAIAAEETDGVHVSECPYFVISGNSQGITAKDMWQEIKEYGSFDRLSSTETSVPSEPGSSIGAAIAASLTIPSNAVRSVTFSLAWDCPEVNFSSGKTYYRRYTKFYGTRGDAAAKIAHYAILENGHWESQIDAWQRPILEDKRLPEWYPITLFNELYYLNSGGTIWTDGSPPVHSLVSIVQKKFSLDSSRPGLKDIIDVPHQNDTAGDILERMTSVLDQIHTTTSSNSAFGPNLLQKGEENIGQFLYFEGIEYHMWNTYDVHFYSSFALVMLFPKLELSIQRDFAAAVMMHDPSKMKLLHDGEWVGRKVLGAVPHDIGKNDPWFEVNAYCLYNTDRWKDLNPKFVLQVYRDVVATGDKNFAQAVWPAVYVAMAYMEQFDKDGDGMIENEGFPDQTYDTWSVTGVSAYSGGLWVAALQAASAMAREVGDKASEDYFWFKFQKAKAVYDKLWNGSYFNYDSSGRSSSSSIQADQLAGQWYARACGLLPIVDEDKAKSALEKVFNYNVSKLKNGRWGAVNGMLPDGNVDMSSMQSREIWPGVTYAVAATMIHEDMIDMAFQTAVGVYEAAWSKEGLGYSFQTPEAWNNKDQYRSLCYMRPLAIWAMQWALTRPNLLDAEVRQEVEEDSMFVHHYGFSKVARLLKLPEEGKSRSLVQALYEFALTRVGI, encoded by the exons ATGTTTGAGGGGAAGGTGTTGGGAAATGGTCTCGTTGAAGAAGAGAGGGAACTTTCTAAGTCTTCAACTAATAAG GTTGACCCTGGTAAACCTGCATTACTGACCTGGCATCGAAAGTTAAACAGTGAGGGAAGTGCCCTTTCTGAGTTCACTCTAAGTTTGAAAGAGATAGTTCAGATG GCTCCAATAGGATTTCGGCTGTGGCGCCATGTCCGAGAAGAGGCTGCTAAAGGAAAT GGGGTTACTATCAATCCATTTGCTAAACGCCTTGTAACATCTTGTCATGGCATTCCCTTAGGTGGTATAGG CTCAGGAAGCATAGGAAGGAGTTACAGAGGTGAGTTTCAGCGCTGGCAACTATTCCCTAAAATATGTGAAGAGAAACCAGTTTTAGCAAATCAATTTTCG GTTTTTGTTAAGCGCTCAAGTGGTGAAAAATATTCAACAGTGTTGTGCCCAAGGAGCCCAGAGGTGCTTAA AGAAACTGCTGTTTCAGGGATTGGATCTTGGGACTGGAATCTGAATGGAGGAAACTCTACATATCATGCTTTATTCCCAAGGTCATGGACTGTTTATGAGG GAGAACCTGATCCGGAACTTAAAATGGTTTGTCGTCAAATTTCACCTGTTATCCCCCATAATTACAAGGAGAGCAGCTTCCCTGTATCAGTTTTTACTTACACG CTGTACAATTCTGGAAAGACTGCTGCAGATGTTACCTTGCTTTTCACATGGGCA AATTCTGTTGGGGGGCTTTCTGAATTTTCTGGTCAGCActtcaattcaaaaataat GATGAAGGATGGTGTGCATGGTGTACTTCTACATCACAA GACTGCAAATGAACAACCACCTGTGACTTTTGCAATTGCAGCAGAGGAGACTGATGGTGTTCATGTCTCTGAGTGCCCTTACTTTGTGATATCCGGTAACTCTCAGGGTATCACTGCAAAAGACATGTGGCAGGAAATCAAGGAG TATGGATCCTTTGACCGCCTTAGTTCCACAGAAACGTCAGTGCCTTCAGAACCAGGATCATCTATTGGGGCAGCCATTGCTGCTTCTCTTACAATTCCATCAAATGCAGTACGTTCTGTAACATTTTCATTGGCATGGGACTGCCCTGAAGTAAACTTTTCAAGTGGAAAAACTTATTACAG GCGTTACACTAAATTCTATGGTACCCGTGGGGATGCTGCTGCAAAGATTGCACATTATGCTATTCTTG AGAATGGCCATTGGGAGTCCCAGATAGATGCATGGCAAAGACCTATTCTTGAAGACAAGAGGCTTCCTGAATG GTACCCTATTACTCTCTTCAATGAGCTCTATTATCTTAATTCAGGGGGGACAATTTGGACAG ATGGATCACCGCCGGTTCATAGTTTAGTAAGCATTGTACAAAAGAAGTTTTCCCTTGATAGTTCCAGGCCAGGTTTGAAAGACATAATCGATGTACCCCATCAAAATGATACCGCTGGTGATATTCTTGAAAGGATGACTTCAGTACTTGATCAAATCCACACCACAACTTCATCAAACTCTGCATTTGGGCCAAATCTTCTTcagaaaggagaagaaaacaTTGGGCAATTCCTTTATTTTGAAGGGATTGAATATCACATGTGGAACACTTACGATGTCCATTTCTACTCATCTTTTGCATTAGTCATGCTTTTTCCAAAACTTGAACTTAGTATCCAAAGAGACTTTGCGGCGGCAGTAATGATGCATGATCCCAGTAAGATGAAACTTTTACATGATGGAGAGTGGGTCGGTAGAAAGGTGCTTGGAGCTGTTCCTCATGATATTGGAAAGAATGACCCATGGTTTGAAGTAAATGCTTATTGCCTTTATAACACTGACAGGTGGAAAGACTTGAATCCAAAATTTGTCCTCCAAGTTTATAGGGATGTGGTTGCCACAGGTGATAAGAATTTTGCACAAGCTGTTTGGCCTGCTGTTTATGTTGCAATGGCTTATATGGAACAATTTGACAAGGATGGAGATGGGATGATTGAGAACGAAGGCTTCCCTGATCAAACTTATGATACATGGTCTGTCACTGGTGTGAGTGCATACAGTGGAGGGTTGTGGGTGGCAGCCTTGCAGGCTGCATCTGCCATGGCACGTGAAGTAGGTGATAAGGCATCTGAGGATTACTTTTGGTTTAAGTTTCAGAAGGCAAAAGCTGTGTATGATAAATTATGGAATGGTTCTTACTTCAATTATGACAGCAGTGGCAGAAGTTCAAGTTCATCCATTCAAGCTGACCAATTAGCTGGACAATG GTATGCTAGAGCATGCGGTCTTTTGCCAATTGTTGACGAAGACAAGGCCAAAAGTGCACTAGAAAAGGTCTTTAATTACAATGTCTCAAAGTTGAAGAATGGAAGGTGGGGAGCTGTCAATGGGATGTTACCTGATGGAAATGTTGACATGTCATCCATGCAATCAAGAGAAATATGGCCTGGAGTCACATATGCTGTTGCTGCAACAATGATCCACGAAGATATGATTGATATGGCATTTCAGACTGCAGTTGGAGTCTACGAAGCTGCATGGTCTAAAGAAGGACTTGG